aacggggccacatagggaaaaaacgaaatgtacatattgtttagattatcattctgaacaacttttgttcaataatgcttttcaaaatatttgtcgttttcaagatatgaggcgtcaattatttatgattttggcccttaaaatcccttattacgtaacatatgacctactttttgatttgataagaacaagctcgtttagatgaacatttccgcttcaatgacttattacaaaatattaatagtttctgagatattctcataaacctttggacccttctgggcccctaatttaaagggtcagccccttttgcttgatatcgtaagaaaggtcatgacatttcaaacattttttgttcaacaagtatttagaaattcttgaccgttctcgagttatttctagaagtaatttttaggggccaaactgtagctccctaacggggccacatagggtaaaaacgaaatatgcatattgttcagatcatcattctgaacaacttttgttcgttattgcttttcaaaatatttgtcgttttcgagatacaaggggtaaaaaatttatggttttggcccttaaaatcccttattacgtaacatatgacctaaatttttatatgaatagatttggattgttgagatgaacattttttgttctttgacttataccaaaatattaacgatttttgatctagactttgagcccttctggatccctaatttaaggggctagcccctaaatcttgatattttcgaaaagatctcgtaaatgtgcacaacttttgttctacatgtcttaacaaaatatttgcaagaaaaaagattggagatcaaaggtcaaaaatcgccgaaatcggcgaaaaattttggcatccattttttcaggtccaggcgagcgtttaggcaaatcgcctccggtaaaatcgaatcccccacaaatcttctaaaatgtttactctatcttgtgtagaaatttcaagactctagcttcaaaactaacggaggagatgtgtggacaacaaggcccttcaaaaagtcactaaaagagagataactcctgaccggaagtgacgtcaagcacgaaattttgcaagcaaagtctcgtcaccaaaagacatctttcctgaaaatcgatcgagaaatggctgagaaaaacgcgtgtactaccaaggaaaataataataataataactagacacgatctcgttgcgagcaacgagtaggtcttccgtccgatttgttgatgcactcggagtttaaaaaaaaaaagaagaagacaaatgagtcccaatttagtttccgacattaagacactttagatataatcaatttttcatatcataagcttctgaagcaaagttgcggtgaaattcgtttgaaattcgactctccaggcgagccataaggcccgcaggcctatttcttgatgtcatttgttagccctctatagactcaacaactttagttctatatgtctttacaaaatatttacctgtaaaaagttattgagatcgaccgatatcgacaaaaaatcgactctacaggcgagccattaggaccataggcctatttcttgatatcaatcgatagatctcgataaactgaacaacttttgttcaatatgtccttacaaaatatttaccagttacaagtttttgaaatcgactgatatcgacaaaaatcgactctacaggtgagccatgaggcccacagacccatttttggatattgatcgataggttatgacacattgaacaacttttgttcaataatgcttttcaaaaaatatgtcgttttaaagatatgaggcgtcaaatatttacgattttggcccttaaaatctctaattacgtaacatatgacctacttcttgatttgataagatcaagctcgttgagatgaacatttccgcttctacaacttattataaaatattaatagtttctgagatattctcaaaaacatttggacccttctgaacccctaatttaaagggccagcccgttttgcttgatatcgtaagaaaggccttgtcattgtaaacattttttgctcaacaagtatttagaaattctttaccgttctcgagttatctctacaagaaatatttaggggccaaactgtagctccctaacggggccacatagggaaaaaacgaaatgtacatattgtttagattatcattctgaacaacttttgttcaataatgcttttcaaaatatttgtcgttttcaagatatgaggcgtcaattatttatgattttggcccttaaaatcccttattacgtaacatatgacctactttttgatttgataagaacaagctcgtttagatgaacatttccgcttcaatgacttattacaaaatattaatagtttctgagatattctcacaaacctttggacccttctgggcccctaatttaaagggtcagccccttttgcttgatatcgtaagaaaggtcatgacatttcaaacattttttgttcaacaagtatttagaaattcttgaccgttctcgagttatttctagaagtaatttttaggggccaaactgtagctccctaacggggccacatagggtaaaaacgaaatatgcatattgttcagatcatcattctgaacaacttttgttctttattgcttttcaaaatatttgtcgttttcgagatacaaggggtaaaaaatttatggttttggcccttaaaatcccttattacgtaacatatgacctatatttttatatgaatagatttggattgttgagatgaacattttttgttctttgtcttataccaaaatattaacgatttttcagatatttgatctagactttgagcccttctagatccctaattgaagggctagcccctaaatcttgatattttcgaaaagatctcgtaaatgtgcacaacttttgttctacatgtcttaacaaaatatttgcaagaaaaaagatattggagatcaaaggtcaaaaatcgccgaaatcggcgaaaaattttggcatccattttttcaggtccaggcgagcgtttcggcaaatcgcctccggtaaaatcgaatcccccacaaatcttctaaaatgtttactctatcttgtgtagaaatttcaagactctagcttcaaaactaacggaggagatgtgtggacaacaaggcccttcaaaaagtcactaaaagagagataactcctgaccggaagtgacgtcaagcacgaaattttgcaagcaaagtgtcgtcaccaaaagacatctttcctgaaaatttcgtgaaaatcgatcgagaaatggctgagaaaaacgcgtgtactaccaaggaaaataataataataataataatgaagaagaagaacgcgaacaataatagtaaggtcttccgcaggagacggaagaccttaataataatgaagaagaagaacgcgaacaataatagtaaggtcttccgcaggagacggaagaccttaataaaatgtctttcttcgttgtttcattgggtgatgaaggtagcaatcattgcataAAAAATTTGCATAACCCGCTTACGCGgtgcattttttctgcaatgctaactaccttcatcaccctgtgaaacaacaaagaaaacattttccTGTTTAAATGACGTCTTCTGATAGGATCATCAACGATTTAGATAAGATGTGCATGTCTTGTGTATTTTTTGGCATGGTGTGTATTTCTTGACGGTATACTTTTGTTTATTTCGAGGTTGCAAATACAAACGAGTACACATAGGGTATTTAGTACACATAGGGTATCTTAGTACACATAGGGTATCTTAGTACACATAGGGTATCTTGCGAGTGTGAATGTTGATTTGACGGTCTCAAACGGAGGTAAAAGAGATGACTGCGACTGAAAAAGCAACATCAAATGTCCTCCAATCTGAAAATGAAGGCAAGTTATTTTCAATCTAATGAAATTCTTGGTATTTGGCTTGGTGCTCATCTCTTTTTATCAAATACGCCAGGAAGTTTATGTTTGATGCACAGGCTCTCGAcgctttaaatatatataataaaaaatgtgAATGGTTTATTTGCAGGAAgactatttatttatatataattacatatgtatataaatatatatttaaaaaaaaaccgttAAGAGCCTGTGGTTTTGTATAATGTTACTATAACGTTTTGCGTCTCGTCCATGCGCAAACCTTATTGCTTCTGCCAATGAAAATACAGATTACATAAAGTAtgcattaaaatttttatttacaCTCACCAAGTAAACCgataaattaaatgaaaatatataaatatactgtaAAACGATATCCTGGTTTTACTAAAATCAGGATCTGAGCCGTGAATAGTACGATTACGTTAATCTGCCATGACCAATACggtgcatgtatatatactagtaGACATTGGTTGATatacataaattgtaaaacaGTCTCGACAAGTTAACATTGTACATATTGTCAACTCGGACtagaaaacaaaaatcttcAAAACTTTTCATTCCGGAAAGTCAATAGGAATTAAAATTCTCAAGGtcaggatttttaaaatcttcactAATGAAAATGTTTgccaaatatttcattttaaaactaaACATTTGAAAGTAGAATAATAGTTACACTAGATAAATATtttggttttgatattatcGCTAAAATTGTGGATTAAAAATGTTCCGACATCAGAGTTTCATTTAATGTTCTACAGAACTTAGATATTTTTGGAGTGTTGTGTTTAAGAAGCAAATCATTGTTAAAATTGTTTGACTAAGCTAGGACAATTGAAAGACTTGAACATATGCAGATGGTACATATACAGGAGCATAACGCATGCCGTTTTTCTTTATGTCTACGCCCAGTGTACAATAAAAGAAAAGTAATTCgataaaacaaatatgaaacACATGCCTTCCAAATATGCATCTTGtacatcattatcataaattaacatccataaaatcatatattatatatggcACGAAATACGAATACTTAAAAAAAGACTGAACAATCATGAACACAGAACACGGACATCATAAATCTGTTTCTAAAAGCACCATTTTCTTTCCCGAGGCTCCGTCAATCTCTTCCGCCAATGTCTGACTTCTCAGTGTACCAGCGTCTGTGTTGACGCTTTTCTTTTGTGTTCTTTCTTCGTTATAAGAGATTTGTTTTGATGCTTTTGTTACAGAGGTTGCCTCAATCCCCGCCGACTTGGAATGCTTCTCGGATATATCAGAACTATAATTCTTCGAGGCTACATCCTTTTCTTCCACATGGACGTCAACATTTGACATATTGGTCATCTTTTCACTCTCTACGTTTTCTTCTGTCTCTTTCAGTAACGGACTGGACTCGGGAAAGTTCACGTACGATGCTTTCGGATTCGGGCGTTCTACTTTCAATTTACATGTCATGAGCTCAATGTTCGAAATATTTGTTTGTTCACTGGCATTCAAGTTCTGAGTTGCCACGAGGTGGTCAAGAGATTCCAGTTGCATTGGAACGTATATATTGTCTGAACTTTGTGCCTGTCCTGTCTCTTGCATTTCTATGTTAGTATACTGGACACTATTGACGTACTCATGATGAGTCGCTTGGTTCGGAGACCCGGATGTGTCATGGCTGCCTTCATGAGTCGGAAGTACATGGGTGTCTGTATTTCCATAACTGTCGTAACCTTCATCATCTTTGTCTTTTTCGTCATCGCTGTCATTATTGGAATAGCAGGGCAAAAGAACACACTTGAAACATATGGTTTTGCAACCGGGAATATGAAGGATTCCCCGAAATGCCCTTCGACACCCCTCTCTGCAGGCACTGAAAGAAGGGAATGTCACACAGATAATGAATGCTGATAAGAGTAATATGCTTTCTCatgaaagaaattttaaaatgattatacGCCATTatcaatgtaattaaaattacataACCACGCTCCTGTTGTTTGGTCTGTAACAGTGTTGCGTTCTCAATCCCTTTGCGTTTTCCTGAGCATATGTCGgaaatatcattcaaatatCATTTGTGCCGACATTTTCTTGAAGTATATGTtaatgtatttgcatgtaactatgtgttatgtactcactttttctttacttgtatacgtatatgtacagtgtttgtatatattttcatgctgccccttgattGTTCactatataacatgtatatcgTGGTATGAAGACGGTATATGCATACCAACAGTACCACAAGATGGTATTTcagtttttatttcatgaaacatgTACGAAAACGATGCTCAAGTTGTTTCTGAGTAATAAATGAAGCTTTAAGATAAAACGCACATTCAAAGCATACTTTTGCCTCAATAATGCAAACGAACAGAGAGCAGTGCGATTAGTCGTGATAAGTTacctttaaataaaaaatgacgtcacagcGACAGCCCGAAGGATGATGTGATTGTTTGAAGGTTCATGTGTGTACATACCATTAAACAGAGAAGTACACAACATGGTAGATGCTGTCTATCTAACCGAGGATTTTCTTGCACAAACATCACAAATCAATGCATACATATTTTTCTCCCATTGGCTTTCTTTGTTGCcgaaagaaaaatgtttaaacAGGGAGTGAAATGTGAAAGTCGGCTTACCTCATTTGGAGGCCGATGTCAAACCCGGATCACTGCTACCATAAAATGGGTCTCATCCTGCAAAGAGAAAAATTAGTAGGTTGATCACTGACGCGCGATATTAAGCTGGGCATTAGGCACAAATGCATGCCGCTGTGGTGGAGTCCTTTACTCGGCATGTGTCACATGGTCATCGTTTACTGGCAGTTGCATTATTCATTTGCTGATACAAGGACACTCTATGAAAACAATACGGCACGGCGATTATACCTAAACAATCTTATGTAAAAATCGATTCGCTACGTCATGGCTAACAGCAAGTACAGCCAAACATTGATTTTT
This genomic window from Ostrea edulis chromosome 4, xbOstEdul1.1, whole genome shotgun sequence contains:
- the LOC125669663 gene encoding uncharacterized protein LOC125669663; translation: MSACREGCRRAFRGILHIPGCKTICFKCVLLPCYSNNDSDDEKDKDDEGYDSYGNTDTHVLPTHEGSHDTSGSPNQATHHEYVNSVQYTNIEMQETGQAQSSDNIYVPMQLESLDHLVATQNLNASEQTNISNIELMTCKLKVERPNPKASYVNFPESSPLLKETEENVESEKMTNMSNVDVHVEEKDVASKNYSSDISEKHSKSAGIEATSVTKASKQISYNEERTQKKSVNTDAGTLRSQTLAEEIDGASGKKMVLLETDL